A section of the Streptomyces sp. NBC_01591 genome encodes:
- a CDS encoding sugar porter family MFS transporter has translation MTSTSQGPASGARAAHPDHLGHVIFITAAAAMGGFLFGYDSSVINGAVEAIRSRYDIGSGTLAQVIAIALIGCAIGAATAGRIADRIGRIRCMQIASVLFTISAVGSALPFALWDLAMWRIIGGFAIGMASVIGPAYIAEVSPPAYRGRLGSFQQAAIVIGIAISQLVNYGILQLADGDQRGKIGGLEAWQWMLGVMVVPAVLYGLLSLAIPESPRFLISIGKKERARKILEEVEGKNVDLDARVAEIEIAMHREHKSTFKDLLGSRFGFLPIVWVGIGLSVFQQLVGINVAFYYSATLWQSVGIDPSASFFWSFTTSIINIIGTVIAMVLVDRVGRKPLALVGSTGMAIALAFEAWAFSADLVDGKLPSTQGVVALVAAHVFVLFFALSWGVVVWVFLGEMFPNKIRAAALGVAASAQWIANWAITASFPSLSDWNLSGTYIIYACFATLSIPFVLKFVKETKGKALEEMG, from the coding sequence GTGACCAGCACATCGCAGGGACCGGCGTCCGGAGCCCGAGCGGCCCACCCGGACCACCTCGGCCATGTCATCTTCATCACCGCCGCCGCCGCGATGGGCGGTTTCCTGTTCGGTTACGACAGCTCCGTCATCAACGGCGCCGTCGAGGCGATCCGCAGCCGCTACGACATCGGCTCGGGAACGCTCGCCCAGGTCATCGCCATCGCCCTGATCGGCTGTGCGATCGGCGCGGCCACCGCGGGGCGCATCGCCGACCGCATCGGCCGTATCCGCTGCATGCAGATCGCCTCCGTGCTCTTCACCATCAGCGCCGTCGGCTCCGCGCTCCCGTTCGCGCTCTGGGACCTGGCTATGTGGCGCATCATCGGCGGCTTCGCCATCGGCATGGCCTCGGTGATCGGCCCGGCGTACATCGCGGAGGTCTCGCCGCCCGCCTACCGCGGCCGGCTCGGCTCCTTCCAGCAGGCGGCGATCGTCATCGGCATCGCCATCTCCCAGCTGGTCAACTACGGCATCCTGCAGCTCGCCGACGGCGACCAGCGCGGGAAGATCGGCGGCCTCGAAGCCTGGCAGTGGATGCTCGGCGTCATGGTCGTCCCGGCCGTCCTGTACGGACTTCTGTCCCTCGCGATCCCCGAGTCGCCGCGATTCCTGATCTCGATCGGCAAGAAGGAGCGGGCCCGGAAGATCCTTGAGGAGGTCGAGGGCAAGAACGTCGACCTCGACGCCAGGGTGGCCGAGATCGAGATCGCCATGCACCGCGAGCACAAGTCCACCTTCAAGGACCTGCTCGGCAGCCGCTTCGGCTTCCTGCCGATCGTCTGGGTCGGTATCGGCCTGTCGGTCTTCCAGCAACTCGTCGGCATCAACGTGGCGTTCTACTACTCCGCGACGCTCTGGCAGTCCGTCGGCATCGATCCGAGCGCCTCGTTCTTCTGGTCGTTCACCACCTCCATCATCAACATCATCGGTACCGTCATCGCGATGGTCCTGGTGGACCGGGTGGGCCGCAAGCCGCTCGCGCTGGTGGGCTCCACCGGTATGGCCATCGCCCTCGCCTTCGAGGCATGGGCCTTCTCCGCCGACCTGGTCGACGGCAAACTGCCGAGCACCCAGGGCGTCGTGGCGCTCGTCGCGGCCCATGTGTTCGTGCTCTTCTTCGCCCTGTCGTGGGGTGTCGTCGTCTGGGTCTTCCTCGGTGAGATGTTCCCCAACAAGATCCGCGCCGCCGCGCTCGGCGTCGCCGCGTCCGCGCAGTGGATCGCCAACTGGGCGATCACCGCGAGCTTCCCGAGCCTGTCCGACTGGAACCTGTCGGGCACGTACATCATCTACGCATGCTTCGCCACGCTCTCGATCCCCTTCGTGCTCAAGTTCGTGAAGGAGACCAAGGGCAAGGCGTTGGAGGAGATGGGCTGA
- a CDS encoding LLM class flavin-dependent oxidoreductase, whose translation MAFTVVRFNLVDPDATPEPLSARYRAALEMAAYADEHGVDTVQTEEHHGAANSWLPSPFVFAGSVFGATRRIAVTVSAVIGPLHDPLRLAEDIAVLDLLSAGRLVTVAGIGYRPEEYEQAGVEWGRRGRLQDELLETLLQAWTGEPFPYRGRTVRVTPRPYTPPHPLLLVGGSSRAAARRAARFGLPFFPSAHLPELEAYYQERRAEFGTDGFCMMPAAETPLLHVSTDPDRTWAEYGEHFLHEARTYASWQSKDIRSAVRSAATTVTELRAEGVYRVVTPDECAAAAVELDSLVLHPLCGGMPVEEGWRSLRLFCEAVAR comes from the coding sequence ATGGCCTTCACAGTGGTCCGGTTCAATCTCGTCGATCCCGATGCCACCCCCGAGCCGCTCTCGGCCCGTTACCGCGCCGCGCTGGAGATGGCCGCGTACGCCGACGAGCACGGCGTCGACACCGTACAGACCGAGGAACACCATGGCGCCGCCAACTCCTGGCTGCCTTCTCCCTTCGTCTTCGCGGGCTCGGTCTTCGGCGCCACCCGCCGGATCGCGGTCACCGTCTCGGCGGTCATCGGTCCGCTGCACGACCCGCTGCGGCTGGCCGAGGACATCGCGGTCCTGGACCTGCTGAGCGCCGGCCGGCTGGTCACGGTGGCGGGGATCGGTTACCGGCCCGAGGAGTACGAACAGGCGGGGGTCGAATGGGGCAGGCGCGGCAGGCTCCAGGACGAGCTCCTGGAGACGCTGCTGCAGGCATGGACCGGTGAGCCGTTCCCGTACCGGGGCCGTACGGTCAGGGTCACGCCGCGCCCGTACACCCCGCCGCACCCGCTGCTGCTGGTGGGCGGCAGTTCGCGGGCGGCGGCGCGGCGGGCGGCCCGGTTCGGGCTGCCGTTCTTCCCGAGCGCGCATCTGCCGGAGCTGGAGGCGTACTACCAGGAGCGGCGTGCCGAGTTCGGGACGGACGGCTTCTGCATGATGCCCGCCGCCGAGACACCACTGCTGCATGTGTCGACGGACCCGGACCGGACCTGGGCGGAGTACGGCGAGCACTTCCTGCACGAGGCGCGCACGTACGCCTCCTGGCAGTCCAAGGACATCCGCTCCGCCGTGCGTTCGGCGGCGACGACGGTGACGGAGCTGCGGGCCGAGGGGGTCTACCGGGTCGTCACCCCCGACGAGTGCGCCGCGGCGGCCGTGGAGCTGGACAGTCTGGTGCTGCATCCGCTCTGCGGCGGGATGCCGGTCGAGGAGGGGTGGCGCAGTCTGCGGCTGTTCTGCGAGGCGGTCGCACGCTGA
- a CDS encoding purine-cytosine permease family protein, whose protein sequence is METRGLEPVPDNERTGRVRTLFPTWVGANLTVLLLTVGAGLVVFNGLNLWQVLVVAVMASVIGFGLVGLVSIAGRRGGAPGMALSRAVFGQRGNLLPGALTWVARWGWETVNAVTGTYAVLAVLNLLFGVTGSHRLTLVTLLAFVGCSCLVSGLGMGALRVCCTWSAYLFGGVSVLVLVHLIGTTDWRDALGRPPGPATMMIAGVGTLAAGGISWAPSGPDFARYLPRTASGRAMVGAAVGGAGIVYLPMVLMGSVMAVAEPGLAVTRDPVAFIGPLLPDWLSVPYLLFAVVGMVLINSMSLYSAGFTAQTLGFMVPRTWAVGVNAAISLFLGATLMLTATRFLDSFISFLTLLAVTFSAWIGVFGVDLLRGRTYDPVALLDTTPSSAYWYTGGFAVPAVAAWAAGLVTGLLFTGVRWFTGPLATTWVGRQGLGWTATITVSAALYAVLPRSAGRARKNAAGTPLHF, encoded by the coding sequence GTGGAGACCCGTGGCCTGGAGCCAGTCCCCGACAACGAGCGCACCGGCCGGGTCCGGACCCTCTTCCCCACCTGGGTCGGCGCGAACCTGACCGTGCTCCTGCTCACCGTCGGCGCGGGGCTCGTCGTCTTCAACGGGCTGAATCTCTGGCAGGTGCTGGTGGTCGCGGTCATGGCCTCGGTCATCGGGTTCGGGCTGGTCGGGCTGGTCTCGATCGCGGGCAGGCGGGGCGGAGCCCCCGGCATGGCGCTCTCCCGGGCCGTTTTCGGACAGCGCGGCAATCTGCTGCCCGGCGCGCTGACCTGGGTCGCCCGCTGGGGCTGGGAGACCGTGAACGCGGTCACCGGCACCTACGCGGTGCTCGCCGTGCTGAATCTGCTCTTCGGCGTCACGGGCAGCCACCGGCTGACCCTGGTGACCCTGCTCGCCTTCGTGGGATGCAGCTGCCTGGTGTCCGGGCTGGGCATGGGGGCGCTGCGGGTGTGCTGCACATGGTCGGCGTACCTCTTCGGTGGCGTCAGCGTGCTCGTACTGGTCCACCTGATCGGCACGACCGACTGGCGGGACGCACTGGGCAGGCCCCCCGGACCGGCGACGATGATGATCGCCGGGGTCGGCACCCTGGCGGCGGGCGGTATCAGCTGGGCCCCGTCGGGCCCCGACTTCGCCCGCTATCTGCCGCGCACGGCCTCCGGCCGGGCGATGGTCGGGGCGGCCGTGGGCGGCGCCGGGATCGTGTATCTGCCGATGGTGCTTATGGGGTCCGTGATGGCGGTCGCCGAGCCGGGCCTGGCCGTCACCCGTGACCCGGTCGCGTTCATCGGCCCCTTGCTGCCCGACTGGCTCTCGGTGCCGTATCTGCTGTTCGCCGTGGTCGGCATGGTGCTGATCAACTCGATGTCGCTGTATTCGGCCGGATTCACCGCACAGACGCTGGGATTCATGGTCCCCCGCACCTGGGCGGTCGGCGTGAATGCCGCCATCAGCCTCTTTCTGGGCGCGACGCTGATGCTCACGGCCACGCGTTTCCTGGATTCCTTCATCTCCTTCCTGACGCTTCTCGCCGTGACGTTCTCCGCATGGATCGGGGTCTTCGGCGTGGATCTGCTGCGGGGCCGTACGTACGATCCGGTGGCGCTCCTGGACACCACGCCGAGCAGCGCCTACTGGTACACCGGAGGCTTCGCCGTGCCGGCCGTGGCCGCGTGGGCCGCGGGCCTGGTGACGGGCCTGCTCTTCACCGGCGTGCGGTGGTTCACCGGGCCGCTCGCCACCACCTGGGTCGGGCGTCAGGGGCTGGGCTGGACGGCCACGATCACCGTCTCCGCCGCGCTGTACGCGGTCCTGCCGCGTTCCGCCGGACGGGCCCGGAAGAACGCCGCCGGCACACCCCTACACTTCTGA
- the ftsY gene encoding signal recognition particle-docking protein FtsY produces the protein MEFVILAVVIALVAVGVISGLVVSSRKKKQLPPAPSSTPTITPPAEPHVGEEAETPREEPRRTIEEVGPPEAEAPAEEAPEAVEPEAPAAPALEVPEPTAGRLVRLRARLARSQNSLGKGLLTLLSRDNLDEDTWEEIEDTLLTADVGVAPTQELVERLRERVRVLGTRTPDGLRALLREELLNLLGTDFDRAVKTESGLDTPGVVMVVGVNGTGKTTTTGKLARVLVADGRSVVLGAADTFRAAAADQLQTWGERVGARTVRGPEGGDPASIAFDAVKEGIAEGADVVLIDTAGRLHTKTGLMDELGKVKRVVEKHGPLDEVLLVLDATTGQNGLVQARVFAEVVDITGIALTKLDGTAKGGIVIAVQRELGVPVKLVGLGEGPDDLAPFEPEAFVDALIGD, from the coding sequence ATGGAATTCGTCATCCTTGCTGTAGTCATCGCCCTGGTCGCGGTCGGCGTGATCAGCGGGCTCGTGGTCAGCAGCCGCAAGAAGAAGCAGCTGCCCCCGGCACCGTCGAGCACGCCGACCATCACTCCTCCCGCCGAGCCCCATGTCGGCGAGGAAGCCGAAACGCCGCGCGAGGAACCGCGCCGCACCATCGAGGAGGTCGGCCCGCCCGAGGCCGAGGCTCCCGCCGAGGAGGCCCCCGAGGCCGTCGAGCCGGAGGCGCCCGCCGCCCCCGCCCTCGAAGTGCCCGAGCCCACCGCCGGCCGTCTGGTACGGCTGCGCGCCCGGCTCGCCCGCTCGCAGAACTCCCTCGGCAAGGGGCTGCTCACGCTCCTGTCCCGGGACAACCTCGACGAGGACACCTGGGAGGAGATCGAGGACACCCTCCTCACCGCCGACGTCGGCGTCGCACCCACCCAGGAACTGGTGGAGCGGCTCCGTGAGCGCGTCCGCGTGCTCGGCACCCGTACCCCCGACGGGCTGCGCGCGCTGCTGCGCGAGGAGCTCCTCAACCTGCTCGGCACCGACTTCGACCGTGCGGTCAAGACGGAGAGCGGCCTCGACACCCCCGGCGTCGTGATGGTCGTCGGCGTCAACGGAACCGGCAAGACCACCACCACCGGCAAGCTGGCCCGGGTGCTCGTCGCCGACGGCCGCAGCGTCGTGCTCGGCGCGGCCGACACCTTCCGGGCGGCCGCCGCCGACCAGCTCCAGACCTGGGGCGAGCGCGTCGGCGCCCGCACCGTGCGCGGCCCCGAGGGTGGCGACCCCGCGTCGATCGCCTTCGACGCGGTGAAGGAAGGTATCGCCGAGGGTGCCGATGTGGTCCTCATCGACACCGCCGGACGGCTGCACACCAAGACCGGGCTGATGGACGAGCTCGGCAAGGTCAAGCGGGTCGTCGAGAAGCACGGACCGCTCGACGAGGTCCTGCTCGTCCTCGACGCCACGACCGGCCAGAACGGTCTGGTGCAGGCCCGGGTCTTCGCCGAGGTCGTGGACATCACCGGCATCGCGCTCACCAAGCTGGACGGCACCGCCAAGGGCGGCATCGTCATCGCCGTCCAGCGCGAGCTGGGCGTACCGGTGAAGCTGGTCGGTCTCGGCGAGGGGCCGGACGATCTGGCCCCGTTCGAGCCGGAGGCGTTCGTGGACGCCCTGATCGGGGACTGA
- a CDS encoding bifunctional DNA primase/polymerase — protein sequence MGFTIGGIREMRTGSRRRGRAAECTAVAEYTGLWGWAVAPGARAAAGRCSCGQASCPSPGDHPLDFAPEVPAGATLDAAADAWGRTPGASMLLPVGRTFDVLDVAEAAGRRALVRMERMGLPLGPVAVTPAGRAQFFVAPGAAAELPQLLYRMGWDDAGLDLRALGPGCHITAPPSDKGGLGPVRWLRPPVLDTAAAPPQARLLLGTLAYSCHRAPLCG from the coding sequence ATGGGCTTCACGATCGGCGGCATCCGCGAGATGCGCACCGGCTCACGGCGCCGCGGCCGTGCGGCCGAGTGCACGGCAGTGGCCGAGTACACGGGACTGTGGGGCTGGGCCGTCGCGCCGGGAGCGCGAGCCGCGGCCGGCCGCTGCTCCTGCGGGCAGGCGAGCTGCCCCTCCCCCGGCGACCATCCACTGGACTTCGCCCCCGAGGTCCCCGCGGGCGCCACGCTCGACGCGGCGGCCGACGCGTGGGGCCGGACGCCGGGCGCCTCGATGCTGCTGCCGGTGGGGCGCACCTTCGACGTCCTCGATGTCGCCGAGGCGGCCGGGCGCCGGGCCCTGGTGCGGATGGAGCGGATGGGGCTGCCGCTCGGCCCGGTCGCGGTGACCCCGGCCGGGCGGGCGCAGTTCTTCGTGGCCCCGGGTGCCGCCGCCGAGCTCCCCCAGCTGCTGTACCGGATGGGCTGGGACGACGCGGGGCTGGATCTGCGGGCGCTGGGGCCCGGCTGCCACATCACCGCCCCGCCGTCCGACAAGGGCGGCCTGGGCCCGGTCCGGTGGCTGCGCCCGCCGGTGCTGGACACGGCGGCCGCGCCGCCGCAGGCGCGGCTGCTGCTGGGCACGCTGGCGTACAGCTGCCATCGCGCGCCGCTCTGCGGCTGA
- the nsdA gene encoding transcriptional repressor NsdA, whose translation MSGSGAGDSNAGKRPNGQLSSWFVRSGWSKGELARQVNRRARQMGAHHISTDTSRVRRWLDGEQPREPIPRILSELFSERFGAVVAIEDLGLRSAHQSPSVSGVDLPWAGPQTVALLSEFSRSDLMLARRGFLGSSLALAAGPALIEPMQRWLVPVSTAGSAEPEPAAAARRPSRLSSPELDLLESTTAMFRQWDAQCGGGLRRKAVVGQLHEVTDLLQEPQPAATAKRLFRCAAELAELAGWMSYDVGLQPTAQKYFVLALHASKEAGDKPLGSYILSSMSRQMIHLGRPDDALELIHLAQYGSRDCATPRTQAMLYAMEARAYANMGQPSKCKRAVRMAEDTFLDVGIDGEPEPDWIRFFSEAELSGENSHSYRDLAYVAGRSPTYATLAEPLMEKAVQLFGEDDEHQRSYALNLIGLATVHLLKREPEQSTVLAEKALRVARKIRSERVNTRLRKTVDTAARDFGDIPDVARLTDLLTEQLPETAEAV comes from the coding sequence GTGAGTGGCAGCGGCGCAGGCGATTCGAATGCCGGCAAGCGCCCCAACGGGCAATTGAGCTCATGGTTCGTGCGAAGCGGCTGGTCGAAGGGCGAGCTCGCCCGCCAGGTGAACCGCCGGGCGCGGCAGATGGGTGCCCACCACATCAGCACCGACACATCCCGGGTGCGGCGCTGGCTCGACGGCGAGCAGCCGCGCGAGCCGATCCCGCGCATCCTCTCCGAGCTCTTCTCGGAGCGCTTCGGCGCCGTCGTCGCCATCGAGGACCTCGGACTGCGCTCCGCGCACCAGTCGCCGTCCGTGTCCGGCGTCGACCTGCCCTGGGCGGGCCCGCAGACCGTCGCACTGCTCAGCGAGTTCTCCCGCAGCGACCTCATGCTCGCCCGCCGCGGCTTCCTCGGCTCCTCGCTCGCCCTGGCCGCCGGACCCGCGCTCATCGAGCCCATGCAGCGCTGGCTGGTGCCCGTCTCCACCGCCGGCTCCGCGGAACCGGAACCGGCGGCCGCGGCCCGCCGGCCCTCCCGGCTCTCCAGCCCCGAGCTCGATCTGCTGGAGTCCACCACCGCGATGTTCCGCCAGTGGGACGCCCAGTGCGGCGGCGGACTGCGACGCAAGGCCGTCGTCGGACAGCTCCACGAGGTCACCGACCTGCTGCAGGAACCGCAGCCGGCGGCCACTGCCAAGCGGCTCTTCCGGTGCGCCGCCGAGCTGGCCGAGCTGGCGGGCTGGATGAGCTACGACGTCGGCCTCCAGCCCACCGCCCAGAAGTACTTCGTCCTCGCGCTGCACGCCTCCAAGGAGGCCGGTGACAAACCCCTGGGTTCGTACATCCTGTCCAGCATGAGCCGCCAGATGATCCACCTCGGACGGCCCGACGACGCGCTCGAACTGATCCACCTCGCGCAGTACGGCAGCCGGGACTGCGCCACCCCGCGCACCCAGGCCATGCTGTATGCGATGGAGGCCCGTGCCTACGCCAACATGGGCCAGCCCAGCAAGTGCAAGCGGGCCGTCCGGATGGCCGAGGACACCTTCCTCGACGTGGGGATCGACGGCGAGCCCGAGCCCGACTGGATCCGCTTCTTCTCCGAGGCCGAGCTCAGCGGCGAGAACTCCCACTCCTACCGAGACCTCGCCTATGTGGCGGGCCGCAGCCCCACGTACGCCACGCTCGCCGAGCCCCTGATGGAGAAGGCCGTCCAGCTCTTCGGCGAGGACGACGAGCACCAGCGGTCGTACGCGCTCAACCTGATCGGCCTCGCCACCGTCCACCTCCTCAAGCGCGAGCCCGAACAGTCCACGGTGCTGGCCGAGAAGGCCCTGCGCGTCGCCAGGAAGATCCGCTCCGAGCGCGTCAACACCCGGCTCCGCAAGACCGTCGACACCGCCGCCAGGGACTTCGGGGACATCCCCGATGTCGCCAGGCTCACCGATCTCCTCACCGAGCAGCTGCCGGAGACCGCGGAAGCGGTCTGA
- a CDS encoding ammonium transporter, which yields MPPGITTLAADTPTLSAANTGFMLICSALVMLMTPALAFFYGGMVRVKSTLNMLMMSFISLGIVTILWVLFGFSLAFGTDIGSVVGWSSDYLGLSGIGVTQLWDGYTIPVYVFAVFQLMFAVLTPALISGALADRVKFTSWALFITLWVTVVYFPVAHWVWGAGGWLFEMGVIDFAGGTAVHINAGAAALGVILVIGKRVGFKKDPMRPHSLPLVMLGAGLLWFGWFGFNAGSWLGNDDGVGAVMFVNTQVATAAAMLAWLGYEKLRHGSFTTLGAASGAVAGLVAITPSGGAVSPLGAIAVGAIAGVLCAMAVGLKYRFGYDDSLDVVGVHLVGGIAGSLLVGLFATGGVQSEAKGLFYGGGLEQLGKQAVGVFAVLAYSLVVSAILAFLLDRTIGMRVPEDDEISGIDQVEHAETAYDFSGAGGGAAPRTTSSAPGSTAAAKTKKVDA from the coding sequence ATGCCCCCAGGCATCACGACGCTTGCCGCAGACACCCCGACACTGTCTGCCGCCAACACCGGGTTCATGCTGATCTGCTCCGCCCTGGTGATGCTCATGACCCCGGCCCTGGCCTTCTTCTACGGAGGCATGGTCCGCGTCAAGAGCACCCTCAACATGCTGATGATGAGCTTCATCAGCCTCGGGATCGTCACGATCCTCTGGGTGCTCTTCGGGTTCAGCCTCGCCTTCGGCACCGACATCGGCTCCGTCGTCGGCTGGAGCTCTGACTACCTCGGACTCAGCGGGATCGGCGTCACCCAGCTCTGGGACGGCTATACGATCCCCGTCTACGTCTTCGCCGTCTTCCAGCTGATGTTCGCCGTGCTCACCCCGGCACTGATCAGCGGCGCCCTCGCCGACCGGGTCAAGTTCACCTCGTGGGCCCTGTTCATCACGCTCTGGGTCACCGTCGTCTACTTCCCCGTCGCCCACTGGGTCTGGGGCGCGGGCGGCTGGCTCTTCGAGATGGGCGTCATCGATTTCGCGGGCGGTACGGCCGTCCACATCAACGCCGGTGCGGCTGCGCTCGGCGTGATCCTCGTCATCGGCAAGCGCGTCGGCTTCAAGAAGGACCCGATGCGGCCGCACAGCCTGCCGCTCGTCATGCTCGGCGCCGGTCTGCTCTGGTTCGGCTGGTTCGGCTTCAACGCCGGCTCGTGGCTCGGCAACGACGACGGCGTCGGCGCGGTGATGTTCGTCAACACCCAGGTCGCCACCGCCGCCGCGATGCTCGCCTGGCTCGGCTACGAGAAGCTCCGCCACGGCTCCTTCACCACCCTCGGCGCGGCCTCCGGCGCGGTCGCGGGACTCGTCGCCATCACCCCGTCCGGCGGCGCGGTCAGCCCGCTCGGCGCCATCGCGGTCGGCGCGATCGCCGGTGTGCTCTGCGCCATGGCCGTCGGCCTGAAGTACCGGTTCGGCTACGACGACTCCCTGGACGTGGTCGGCGTCCACCTCGTCGGCGGTATCGCCGGTTCCCTCCTCGTCGGCCTCTTCGCCACCGGTGGCGTCCAGTCCGAGGCGAAGGGCCTCTTCTACGGCGGCGGCCTGGAACAGCTCGGCAAGCAGGCCGTCGGCGTCTTCGCCGTCCTCGCGTACTCTCTCGTCGTCTCCGCGATCCTGGCCTTCCTCCTGGACCGGACGATCGGGATGCGGGTCCCCGAGGACGACGAGATCTCCGGCATCGACCAGGTCGAACACGCCGAGACCGCGTACGACTTCAGCGGCGCGGGCGGCGGCGCGGCCCCGCGCACCACGAGCTCCGCCCCGGGCAGCACGGCAGCAGCGAAGACGAAGAAGGTGGACGCATGA
- a CDS encoding P-II family nitrogen regulator — protein MKLITAVVKPHRLDEIKEALQAFGVQGLTVTEASGYGRQRGHTEVYRGAEYTVDLVPKIRIEVLVEDEDSEQLIDVVVKAARTGKIGDGKVWSVPVDTAVRVRTGERGPDAL, from the coding sequence ATGAAGCTCATCACCGCAGTCGTGAAGCCACACCGGCTGGACGAGATCAAGGAGGCCCTCCAGGCCTTCGGCGTCCAGGGCCTCACGGTCACGGAAGCCAGCGGATACGGACGCCAGCGCGGCCACACCGAGGTCTACCGGGGCGCCGAGTACACCGTCGACCTCGTACCCAAGATCCGTATCGAGGTCCTGGTCGAGGACGAGGACTCCGAACAGCTCATCGACGTGGTCGTGAAGGCCGCCCGGACCGGCAAGATCGGTGACGGCAAGGTCTGGAGCGTGCCGGTCGACACCGCGGTCCGGGTACGGACGGGCGAACGCGGCCCGGACGCACTCTGA